The Sphingobacteriales bacterium genome has a segment encoding these proteins:
- a CDS encoding cupin domain-containing protein — protein sequence MNTQYPYVTKLDVRYKQLEIIDVPMIIEECRHQWYNESLCLVNSSVVRIGIVEGEYHWHFHEKDDEFFLVLQGELIVDTREKSFVLKPFQGITIPKGMLHRTRAEVKTVMLMVENKEIIPTGEEKLPE from the coding sequence CCTTATGTAACAAAACTGGATGTCAGGTATAAACAGCTTGAAATCATTGATGTTCCAATGATTATTGAAGAATGCCGTCATCAGTGGTACAATGAAAGCCTTTGTCTGGTCAACAGCAGTGTGGTCAGAATAGGTATTGTGGAAGGGGAGTATCACTGGCACTTTCATGAAAAGGATGACGAATTTTTTCTGGTTCTTCAGGGTGAGCTAATCGTTGATACCCGGGAAAAAAGTTTTGTTTTGAAGCCTTTTCAGGGGATTACCATTCCAAAGGGCATGCTTCATCGTACCCGTGCTGAAGTAAAAACCGTTATGCTGATGGTGGAAAATAAAGAGATTATCCCCACAGGAGAGGAAAAGTTGCCGGAGTAA